Proteins encoded within one genomic window of Edaphobacter lichenicola:
- a CDS encoding GNAT family N-acetyltransferase — MESITLRTATPADVPQILRFIRDLALYEREPDAVLATEDDLLRDGFGETRRFDCIMAELTDADAATPAGFALYFYNYSTWRGHAGIYLEDLYVSPEYRGKGIGKALLTRVAAIAVAEGCPRFEWSVLDWNQPSIDFYHSLGAVMKTEWKGMQVSGKPLKALAALSK; from the coding sequence ATGGAATCCATCACCCTTCGTACCGCCACCCCAGCCGACGTCCCGCAGATACTGCGGTTCATCCGCGACCTCGCCCTCTACGAGCGCGAACCGGACGCCGTCCTCGCCACCGAAGACGACCTTCTGCGCGACGGCTTCGGAGAGACTAGGCGCTTCGATTGCATCATGGCGGAGTTGACCGACGCAGACGCGGCCACCCCCGCTGGCTTCGCTCTTTACTTCTACAACTATTCCACCTGGCGCGGTCACGCAGGCATCTATCTCGAAGACCTCTACGTCAGCCCCGAGTATCGCGGGAAGGGAATCGGCAAAGCTCTCCTCACTCGCGTCGCCGCAATCGCCGTAGCAGAAGGTTGTCCTCGCTTTGAGTGGAGCGTGCTCGACTGGAACCAGCCCTCCATCGACTTTTACCACTCCCTGGGAGCAGTCATGAAAACCGAGTGGAAGGGCATGCAGGTCTCCGGCAAGCCATTGAAAGCCCTAGCCGCGCTATCTAAGTAG
- a CDS encoding tetratricopeptide repeat protein, with protein MKRIGWKISTLAAALLVVLAMATPALLKAQAAPPAGTSSIHGHILNPAGFPLTKGEVRLSTDRTSEAKDRKYLYTFPIDANGDYKGSGIVAGNYIVFVFQDDKSLDFNENVPIAKEEDKLVNFDMSRPEYLSKMTPEERKQIEEYKKKNSEVSATNAKIQNLNALLTQARADNKAGNYDSAITAMKQATDTKPDEGILWVTLGDAQLGSGETAAKAAKSAGTSPTDPAILQKYTDAATSYKKAADLNAASKKPNPETAGVAYNQLGQAEAKLGDAKASSDAYEQAAKAQPEKAGMYYFNEAATLYNSGKLPEASAAADKAIAADPKKADAYYIKGQALIPQATVDPKTQKIVAPPGCIEAYQQYLELAPDGAHAADVKGILEGIGAPIKSTFKAGKK; from the coding sequence ATGAAACGTATCGGATGGAAGATAAGCACCCTGGCAGCCGCTCTGCTGGTAGTCCTGGCGATGGCAACGCCTGCCCTCTTGAAAGCCCAGGCAGCGCCCCCCGCCGGAACCTCGAGCATCCACGGCCACATTCTCAATCCTGCGGGATTCCCTCTTACAAAAGGTGAGGTCCGCCTGTCGACCGATAGAACCTCTGAGGCCAAAGATCGAAAGTATCTCTACACCTTTCCGATCGACGCCAACGGAGACTACAAAGGCTCAGGAATTGTAGCCGGGAACTACATCGTCTTCGTCTTCCAGGACGACAAGAGCCTCGACTTCAACGAAAATGTTCCCATCGCCAAAGAGGAAGACAAGCTGGTGAACTTCGACATGTCCCGCCCGGAGTACCTCAGCAAGATGACTCCGGAAGAGCGCAAGCAGATCGAAGAATACAAGAAGAAAAACTCTGAAGTGAGTGCCACCAACGCGAAGATTCAGAATCTGAATGCGCTGCTCACTCAGGCGCGCGCGGATAACAAGGCGGGCAACTACGATTCAGCCATTACCGCCATGAAGCAGGCCACTGACACCAAGCCAGACGAGGGCATCCTCTGGGTTACCCTGGGCGACGCACAGCTTGGCAGCGGAGAAACCGCCGCAAAAGCAGCCAAATCAGCCGGCACCTCGCCCACCGATCCGGCGATCTTGCAGAAGTACACCGATGCAGCAACCTCCTATAAAAAGGCTGCCGATCTAAACGCAGCCTCCAAGAAGCCGAACCCCGAGACCGCCGGTGTGGCTTACAACCAGCTGGGACAGGCCGAGGCCAAACTGGGCGACGCCAAAGCTTCCTCCGACGCCTATGAACAGGCCGCCAAGGCCCAACCGGAAAAGGCAGGCATGTACTACTTCAACGAAGCCGCAACCCTCTACAACTCAGGCAAACTCCCTGAAGCAAGCGCTGCCGCCGACAAGGCTATCGCAGCCGACCCCAAGAAGGCCGATGCTTATTACATCAAGGGTCAGGCGCTCATTCCGCAGGCTACAGTCGATCCCAAAACCCAGAAGATCGTAGCCCCACCGGGATGCATCGAAGCCTATCAGCAGTACCTCGAATTGGCTCCAGATGGTGCCCACGCCGCCGACGTGAAGGGTATCCTCGAAGGCATCGGTGCACCGATCAAGTCGACCTTCAAGGCTGGAAAGAAGTAG
- a CDS encoding putative signal transducing protein: protein MTDPTDPTDPKHDAALDPDRDPDKFVTVGKFLEPVNAQMAKGLLESAGIECFLQGENANSLLALAFRARLLVHKQDEETAREILGESVGELTGDDLTPAEQHELEAGDDD, encoded by the coding sequence ATGACAGATCCGACAGATCCGACAGATCCAAAGCACGATGCAGCATTAGATCCAGACAGAGATCCCGACAAGTTCGTGACCGTAGGCAAGTTTCTCGAGCCCGTGAACGCCCAGATGGCGAAGGGGCTGCTCGAGTCGGCGGGAATCGAGTGTTTTCTACAAGGCGAGAACGCGAACAGCCTGCTGGCACTGGCGTTTCGAGCGCGTCTGCTGGTGCACAAGCAGGACGAAGAAACCGCACGCGAGATTCTCGGCGAATCCGTTGGCGAGTTGACAGGAGATGATCTGACCCCGGCGGAACAGCACGAGCTCGAGGCGGGCGATGACGACTGA
- the trmFO gene encoding methylenetetrahydrofolate--tRNA-(uracil(54)-C(5))-methyltransferase (FADH(2)-oxidizing) TrmFO, whose product MTTRRIKIIGGGLAGPEAALQAAKRGCEVDLYEMRPTRSTEAHQTSDFAELVCSNSLKSESENTAPWLLKQEMRRAGSILLAEADATAVPAGHALAVDRVEFSKRVAERIAAEPRIRVHREEVTTLNEADPDTLTILASGPLTSAALAGELQRLTGSDHLAFYDSISPIVEASTIDMSKVYFAARYDKGTADYINCPFTKEEYERFMEALTTAEAVESKDWEKFPVTGTAEKLQYFEGCLPIEETARRGRDTLRFGPMKPVGLTDPKTGRWPYAVVQLRQENLRADSYNLVGFQNHLKYGEQNRVLKLIPGLENATFLRYGQIHRNTYIHAPSLLTESLQLKGHAGIMIAGQLSGVEGYTESIASGMLAGIYAASIANGNAPTIAPRLSANGSLTHYITHADTKKFQPANITFDLLPPLEEDLRKTIRDKKERHKLQCDRALAAWGQWLDTD is encoded by the coding sequence ATGACGACCAGAAGAATTAAGATCATCGGCGGCGGTCTGGCCGGCCCCGAAGCAGCACTCCAGGCAGCAAAACGTGGCTGCGAGGTCGACCTTTATGAGATGCGCCCGACGCGTTCCACTGAAGCCCATCAGACCTCTGATTTTGCTGAACTCGTCTGCTCCAACTCACTGAAGTCCGAGTCCGAAAATACTGCTCCGTGGCTGCTAAAGCAGGAGATGCGCCGTGCGGGGAGCATCCTGCTCGCTGAAGCGGATGCTACGGCTGTTCCTGCTGGACATGCGCTTGCGGTTGACCGCGTTGAGTTCTCCAAACGCGTTGCCGAACGCATTGCCGCGGAGCCTCGCATTCGTGTTCACCGTGAAGAGGTGACTACGCTCAACGAGGCTGATCCCGACACTCTCACGATTCTTGCGTCAGGTCCGCTGACCAGCGCGGCGCTAGCTGGCGAACTTCAGCGGCTTACTGGGTCTGACCATCTAGCTTTCTATGACTCCATCTCCCCTATCGTCGAGGCCTCGACCATCGATATGTCGAAGGTCTACTTTGCGGCGCGATATGACAAAGGCACTGCCGACTACATCAACTGTCCCTTCACCAAAGAAGAGTATGAGCGGTTCATGGAGGCTCTGACGACTGCAGAGGCGGTGGAATCGAAGGACTGGGAGAAGTTTCCTGTCACCGGGACGGCCGAGAAGCTTCAATACTTTGAAGGGTGTCTCCCCATTGAAGAGACGGCGCGTCGCGGTCGCGATACGCTTCGCTTCGGTCCGATGAAGCCCGTTGGGCTCACCGATCCAAAGACAGGCCGCTGGCCTTATGCGGTCGTTCAGCTGCGCCAGGAGAATCTCCGCGCCGACTCTTACAACCTTGTAGGCTTCCAGAATCATTTGAAGTACGGCGAACAAAACCGTGTTCTCAAACTTATTCCGGGTCTCGAGAACGCTACTTTTCTGCGCTACGGCCAGATCCACCGCAACACCTACATTCACGCCCCGTCGCTGCTTACTGAAAGCCTCCAGCTCAAAGGCCATGCGGGCATTATGATCGCCGGCCAACTCAGCGGCGTTGAAGGTTATACCGAGTCGATCGCGTCTGGGATGCTTGCGGGAATCTATGCTGCGTCGATCGCGAACGGCAACGCGCCTACCATCGCGCCGCGCCTAAGCGCTAACGGCTCGCTCACCCACTACATTACCCACGCCGACACGAAAAAGTTTCAACCGGCCAACATCACCTTCGATCTCCTGCCCCCTCTGGAAGAGGATCTTAGAAAAACAATCCGCGACAAAAAAGAGCGCCACAAACTCCAATGTGACCGTGCTCTAGCGGCTTGGGGGCAATGGCTCGACACCGACTAA
- the lpxK gene encoding tetraacyldisaccharide 4'-kinase codes for MSVRRPWLLPLAPLYGAALALKKQLFAWGWLKRSHLESTVISVGSVSAGGAGKTPFVLMLAGILRHRGYAVRILTRGYKRSSEMVARVEPFDDARWHGDEPVLLAQRSGVPVYVGADRYQAGVMAEQGEPSEKLVVHLLDDGFQHRRLARDIDIVLLTQEDVDDTLLPAGNLREPLETISQADVVVLREEEADSLRSVVNGLSEAKNKPSIWTIRRMLSLGEGGEVALPTMPLAFCGIARPENFIRMLAAQGYEAVKTVAFEDHHAYDEDDIAHLMQQARAVEANGFVTTEKDAVKLTPILRDRLETVGPIVVARLCVELLDEKQSLEQLVTMVGRLDRRRH; via the coding sequence ATGAGCGTGCGACGGCCATGGCTGCTTCCGCTGGCTCCCCTCTACGGTGCTGCGCTTGCGTTGAAGAAGCAACTTTTTGCATGGGGCTGGTTGAAGCGCAGCCACCTCGAGAGCACCGTGATCAGCGTGGGCAGCGTCTCAGCGGGCGGCGCAGGCAAAACGCCTTTTGTGTTGATGTTGGCTGGTATTCTGCGCCATCGCGGCTACGCGGTGCGAATCCTTACACGAGGCTACAAACGCAGCTCGGAGATGGTCGCAAGGGTCGAACCGTTCGATGACGCCCGCTGGCATGGCGATGAACCCGTCCTGCTGGCACAGCGCTCCGGAGTGCCGGTGTATGTGGGAGCAGACCGCTATCAGGCTGGCGTGATGGCCGAGCAGGGCGAGCCCTCGGAGAAACTCGTCGTTCATCTGCTGGACGACGGATTTCAACACCGGCGCCTCGCCCGCGACATAGACATCGTTTTGCTAACGCAGGAGGATGTCGACGACACGCTGCTGCCGGCCGGGAACCTGAGAGAACCGCTCGAGACCATATCGCAGGCGGACGTAGTGGTTCTCCGCGAGGAGGAGGCAGACTCTCTTAGAAGCGTAGTCAACGGATTGAGCGAGGCGAAGAACAAGCCTTCGATCTGGACCATTCGCCGGATGCTCAGCCTGGGCGAGGGCGGCGAGGTAGCTCTGCCCACGATGCCGCTTGCCTTCTGCGGAATTGCAAGACCCGAAAACTTTATCCGAATGCTCGCGGCACAGGGTTATGAGGCCGTAAAGACAGTGGCGTTCGAAGATCACCATGCTTACGACGAGGACGATATCGCGCATTTGATGCAGCAAGCGCGCGCAGTCGAAGCGAATGGATTTGTGACCACTGAGAAGGACGCCGTGAAGCTGACACCTATCCTGCGAGACAGGCTCGAGACGGTGGGACCCATTGTGGTCGCGCGTCTCTGTGTGGAGCTGCTGGACGAGAAGCAGTCGCTGGAGCAGTTAGTAACGATGGTGGGAAGACTGGATCGCCGCCGCCACTAG
- a CDS encoding methyltransferase family protein: MSERTTWQKIARRIRVPLGFVFAAVFLWLARPTGKTMLLSLLLVVPGVWLRAYAAGYVRKNAELTFTGPYAYTRNPLYLGSMLIAFGFAAAAGSWVILIALTTLFAAIYIPTIQSEEAYLREHFAGFDDYSAKVPRLLPRLTPATFPANQNASGGRFSWQQWQHHREYNALMGAGAIYLALAVRLFLHPRG; encoded by the coding sequence GTGAGCGAACGAACGACATGGCAGAAAATCGCACGGCGGATTCGCGTCCCGCTGGGATTCGTCTTTGCCGCAGTATTTCTGTGGCTGGCCAGACCGACCGGGAAGACTATGCTGCTGAGCCTCCTGCTGGTAGTGCCGGGCGTATGGCTCCGAGCCTACGCGGCGGGGTACGTGCGCAAGAACGCCGAACTGACCTTCACCGGCCCCTACGCCTACACGCGAAATCCTCTCTACCTGGGCTCGATGCTGATCGCCTTCGGATTCGCAGCAGCGGCAGGCAGCTGGGTGATCCTGATTGCGCTGACCACGCTCTTCGCCGCCATCTACATCCCCACCATCCAGAGCGAGGAAGCCTATCTGCGAGAGCACTTTGCAGGCTTCGACGACTACTCCGCCAAGGTGCCCCGCCTGTTGCCGCGACTGACCCCGGCGACGTTTCCCGCCAATCAGAACGCCAGCGGCGGCAGGTTCTCCTGGCAGCAGTGGCAGCACCACCGCGAGTACAATGCTCTAATGGGTGCTGGCGCGATCTATCTGGCGCTGGCGGTCCGGCTTTTTCTCCATCCCCGTGGGTAA
- the queC gene encoding 7-cyano-7-deazaguanine synthase QueC codes for MTTEPSRPRAVLCLSGGMDSSVCAALAARDYDVFAVHFSYGQRTEARELHSAQEVARIIGVKELLHLKIDLFRRIGGSALTDTSIAVPIAADEAAIGNEVPVTYVPFRNAHFLSAAVSWAEVLGAEKVFIGAVEQDSSGYPDCRPAYYEAFNQLIRMGTKDGQIQVVTPLIQMRKSQIVRLGVELGAPFHVSWSCYSGETEACGVCESCVLRLRAFREAGAVDPIPYAVA; via the coding sequence ATGACGACTGAACCGAGCCGCCCCCGGGCCGTACTCTGCCTGTCAGGCGGAATGGACTCCTCCGTCTGCGCCGCACTCGCTGCCCGGGACTACGACGTCTTCGCCGTCCACTTCAGCTACGGCCAGAGGACCGAAGCGCGCGAGTTGCACTCCGCCCAGGAGGTTGCCCGCATCATAGGAGTGAAAGAGCTGCTCCATCTGAAGATCGATCTGTTTCGCCGGATCGGAGGATCTGCGCTCACCGATACCTCAATCGCCGTGCCCATCGCGGCAGACGAAGCGGCAATCGGAAACGAAGTCCCCGTCACCTACGTTCCCTTCCGCAACGCGCATTTTCTCTCCGCCGCCGTAAGCTGGGCCGAGGTTCTAGGCGCAGAAAAAGTCTTTATCGGCGCAGTCGAGCAGGATAGTTCGGGATACCCCGACTGCCGCCCGGCGTACTACGAGGCGTTCAACCAACTCATCCGGATGGGCACCAAAGACGGACAGATCCAGGTCGTCACGCCGCTGATCCAGATGCGCAAGAGTCAGATCGTCCGGTTGGGAGTTGAACTCGGTGCACCGTTCCATGTAAGTTGGTCATGCTATTCCGGCGAGACCGAAGCCTGTGGCGTGTGCGAGAGCTGCGTTCTGCGACTGCGGGCATTTCGCGAGGCCGGAGCGGTCGATCCCATACCCTATGCGGTCGCGTGA
- a CDS encoding 3-deoxy-D-manno-octulosonic acid transferase, protein MVVYSALLVAVLAVGAPYWLVRMATSGRYRAGLRGRLGLVPQSLQAAVAGRSVIWVHAVSVGEVMAATRLIRELNVRLPGSLVAVSTTTETGQRLAKERLPDSPVFYLPLDLKSPVRRYLRVLRPQMLVLMESELWPRLIAECTKDGTPVVVVNARISDRSFPRYMRLRRLWRPFLEMISFFLAQSTETADRLIKIGAPQTRVRVTGNLKYDVQTRTDNEMTKRIASILSGTTLIVAGSTLADEEETLLAAWPVIRQAVPDAALLIAPRHTDRFDEVLQLIRKNGPPFVRCSELMQNAEPIVGGTILFLDTIGDLASVYALASVAFVGGSLVPRGGHNPLEPAQFGVPVVMGPSFENFREIVETMQREDAIRIVARERLTETLIEMLRQKDDSQALGERGRAVFQSQSGSTAQTAQAIVSLLEEKVETAR, encoded by the coding sequence ATGGTGGTCTATAGCGCGTTGCTGGTAGCCGTGCTGGCGGTGGGCGCTCCCTACTGGCTGGTGCGGATGGCAACCAGCGGGCGATACCGAGCAGGACTACGAGGAAGGCTGGGACTTGTACCGCAGAGCTTGCAAGCGGCGGTCGCCGGGCGAAGCGTTATTTGGGTGCATGCCGTAAGCGTGGGTGAGGTAATGGCCGCAACCCGGTTGATACGCGAACTGAACGTGAGGCTGCCGGGTTCGCTAGTGGCGGTTTCGACGACCACGGAAACAGGTCAGAGGCTTGCAAAGGAGAGACTGCCCGATTCGCCCGTGTTCTATCTGCCACTGGATCTCAAATCTCCCGTAAGGAGGTATCTGCGCGTGCTGAGACCACAGATGCTGGTGCTTATGGAGAGTGAGCTGTGGCCGCGGCTCATCGCCGAGTGCACCAAAGATGGAACTCCGGTCGTAGTAGTAAATGCGCGGATCTCGGATCGTTCGTTTCCCCGCTACATGCGACTGCGGCGTCTTTGGCGACCATTCCTGGAGATGATCTCCTTCTTCCTCGCACAGAGTACCGAGACCGCTGACAGGTTGATAAAAATCGGCGCTCCCCAGACGCGCGTTCGTGTGACTGGGAATCTTAAGTATGACGTGCAGACAAGAACCGACAACGAGATGACGAAACGGATCGCGTCGATACTGTCCGGGACCACACTGATCGTCGCGGGGAGCACACTTGCCGACGAAGAGGAGACGCTTCTCGCTGCGTGGCCTGTGATCCGGCAGGCTGTTCCAGATGCAGCGCTACTCATAGCCCCACGCCATACCGATCGTTTCGATGAGGTCTTACAGTTGATTCGAAAAAATGGACCCCCGTTCGTTCGATGCAGCGAACTCATGCAGAACGCTGAGCCCATTGTCGGCGGAACAATTCTCTTTCTAGACACAATAGGAGACCTTGCATCGGTTTACGCCCTGGCGTCCGTAGCCTTCGTCGGGGGGAGCCTGGTTCCCCGAGGCGGACATAACCCGCTGGAGCCCGCACAGTTTGGCGTGCCGGTCGTCATGGGACCTTCCTTTGAGAACTTTCGTGAGATCGTTGAGACCATGCAAAGGGAAGACGCGATTCGTATCGTAGCCAGGGAGAGGCTTACTGAGACGTTGATCGAAATGTTGCGTCAGAAAGACGACTCGCAGGCACTTGGGGAGCGCGGCAGAGCGGTATTTCAATCTCAGTCAGGATCGACGGCGCAAACGGCACAGGCTATCGTCTCGCTGTTGGAGGAGAAGGTGGAGACCGCGCGATGA
- a CDS encoding DUF7544 domain-containing protein, whose amino-acid sequence MRILSATEAITPAIERTKSMFLPFSLRSVVKLGLVALLAEMSAQFIFPPVGNFRPHSNSTAGAVSWSINQHAVIALAVISILFLLISLCLLYFGSRMQFVLMDLVAYRTTVVGPSWRRRGTRTWHWIGLKIGTFLLAFLVIGAVAGWPLFHLIRSMPAKTGQPPDAAFFETFLLLFAMIAGMVLVLMLCLWFLRDMVLPFLVFEDATTREGVTSAVELIRREPGSVLLYFLMKFVLTLVAGIAAELCLVAAVFIAGIPVGLIGGGLWLLLRHAGPFGTVFLYISLGLLGLTFFACLMLAFVWIVGAILVFYQAYALYFVGGRVSALGDLLEPPPPFPEAASQQFSPI is encoded by the coding sequence ATGCGAATACTCTCAGCCACCGAAGCTATCACGCCTGCAATAGAACGCACTAAGTCGATGTTTTTGCCTTTTTCTCTTCGAAGCGTCGTCAAGCTGGGGCTGGTAGCACTGCTTGCGGAGATGAGTGCGCAGTTCATCTTTCCTCCGGTCGGTAACTTCCGCCCGCATTCGAACTCTACCGCTGGCGCGGTCTCGTGGAGTATCAATCAGCACGCTGTAATTGCGTTGGCAGTTATCAGCATCCTATTTCTTCTAATAAGCCTTTGTCTGCTCTATTTCGGGTCTCGAATGCAGTTTGTTCTTATGGACCTCGTTGCTTATCGCACCACGGTGGTCGGCCCGTCGTGGCGTCGGCGTGGTACCAGAACCTGGCATTGGATCGGCCTCAAAATTGGTACCTTCCTGTTGGCATTTCTGGTTATCGGCGCGGTCGCAGGTTGGCCGCTATTCCACTTGATCCGGTCGATGCCGGCCAAAACAGGCCAGCCACCAGACGCCGCCTTCTTCGAGACCTTTCTTCTCTTGTTCGCGATGATCGCAGGCATGGTCCTAGTGCTGATGCTCTGCCTTTGGTTCCTGCGGGATATGGTCCTGCCATTTTTGGTCTTCGAGGACGCGACTACGCGAGAAGGCGTCACCAGCGCTGTCGAGCTGATCCGACGTGAGCCGGGCAGCGTTCTGCTCTACTTCCTGATGAAGTTTGTGTTAACTCTGGTCGCAGGTATTGCTGCTGAGCTGTGCCTTGTCGCTGCGGTATTTATCGCAGGCATCCCTGTCGGCCTTATCGGCGGAGGCCTATGGCTCCTTCTCCGCCATGCCGGACCCTTCGGTACAGTCTTTCTCTACATAAGTCTCGGCCTGCTCGGCTTGACCTTCTTCGCGTGTCTTATGCTCGCGTTCGTTTGGATCGTAGGGGCGATACTGGTCTTCTATCAAGCCTATGCGCTCTATTTCGTCGGTGGACGTGTCTCTGCGCTTGGAGATCTGCTGGAGCCGCCGCCTCCGTTCCCTGAAGCGGCTTCTCAGCAGTTCAGTCCAATTTGA
- a CDS encoding DUF3108 domain-containing protein, with protein sequence MLCSTGSLTARAQLLGLGPKPTPTPVVIPTLQPPQPGFTFPEKQTLTFTVDWRVFTAGTAVFQLEQQGTVQKIAATADSTGAVTMLFPVIDKFQAGFDTKTGCSTGFTKQLQEGRRKVSSELSFDYSQGKQKQIEKNLVRGTSKEQVASIPACVTDSLSAIFYAASQPMAVGQSIRFPLADSMRTVTVAMKVESKEEIKTPAGTFQTLKVEPTADEGIVKNRGHIWVWYTDDARHMPVQIQARLFWGTITFHLQSYDTK encoded by the coding sequence ATGTTGTGTTCCACGGGTTCGCTAACGGCGAGAGCGCAGCTTCTAGGGTTAGGGCCCAAGCCGACGCCGACTCCTGTTGTCATTCCAACGCTGCAGCCTCCGCAGCCCGGTTTCACCTTCCCCGAGAAGCAAACCCTGACCTTTACCGTGGACTGGCGCGTCTTTACGGCCGGCACCGCGGTCTTTCAGCTCGAGCAACAGGGGACAGTGCAAAAGATTGCGGCCACCGCCGACTCAACCGGTGCCGTAACCATGCTCTTCCCCGTTATAGATAAGTTCCAGGCCGGATTCGACACGAAGACCGGCTGCTCCACCGGCTTCACCAAACAGCTTCAGGAGGGACGGCGCAAGGTCTCCAGCGAGTTGAGTTTCGACTACTCCCAGGGCAAGCAGAAGCAGATCGAAAAGAACCTCGTAAGGGGCACGTCGAAGGAGCAGGTAGCCTCGATTCCAGCCTGCGTAACCGACTCCCTCTCCGCGATCTTCTACGCCGCATCCCAGCCCATGGCGGTCGGTCAAAGCATCCGATTTCCCCTGGCAGACTCGATGCGCACCGTGACCGTGGCGATGAAGGTCGAGTCCAAAGAAGAGATCAAAACCCCCGCAGGAACCTTCCAGACCCTCAAAGTAGAGCCAACCGCGGATGAGGGCATCGTAAAAAATCGCGGACACATCTGGGTCTGGTACACCGACGACGCGCGCCACATGCCCGTGCAGATTCAGGCTCGACTGTTTTGGGGAACGATCACCTTCCACCTCCAGTCGTACGATACGAAATAA
- a CDS encoding glycosyltransferase family 9 protein: MATELKPSPSLSVATHASAYSRSVLIVRIGAMGDVLHAMPAVAALRQQHPEWVIGWAIEPAWSGLLQSSIDFNRIPQKAGRSDRKPLVDRWHSVPTRAWSKDPFALSTLAEIKMTRRELRMARYDLCVDMQGSIKSAFVGRMAAAPVFAGPENPRETPARWLYTQRIPTTATHVVEQGCELLSAAVGETLRPAAVTLPVDPKAELWCNRLLAQISLTGERFAFLAPTAGWGAKQWPPERYGAVAAALGHAGYHSLVNEAPGHRFADAVVNASEGFATAVPCSIEQMIALQRRAGVVIAGDTGPLHLAATLERPVVGLYGPTDPFRNGPYMPDSSKVRVLRHESSRTDHSRHRETETGLMQISTEEVVEAALELLRDGQDKVRL, from the coding sequence TTGGCCACCGAACTCAAGCCCTCTCCCTCGCTCAGTGTCGCAACCCATGCGTCTGCTTATTCGCGAAGCGTCCTGATCGTACGGATTGGTGCGATGGGAGATGTGCTCCACGCGATGCCTGCCGTCGCTGCACTACGGCAACAGCACCCCGAATGGGTTATCGGCTGGGCGATCGAGCCGGCCTGGAGTGGACTGCTGCAGTCCTCAATCGACTTCAACCGTATCCCCCAAAAAGCCGGACGCAGCGACAGGAAACCATTGGTCGACCGATGGCACTCTGTACCGACCAGAGCCTGGAGCAAGGACCCCTTCGCTCTATCCACGCTGGCGGAGATCAAGATGACGCGTCGCGAGCTCCGAATGGCCCGGTATGACCTCTGTGTCGACATGCAGGGTTCCATCAAGTCAGCATTCGTCGGGCGAATGGCCGCCGCACCAGTATTCGCTGGTCCGGAGAACCCGCGGGAGACACCCGCGCGCTGGCTCTATACCCAACGAATACCAACCACCGCGACCCATGTAGTCGAGCAGGGATGTGAGTTGCTCAGCGCTGCCGTGGGAGAAACTCTGAGACCAGCGGCCGTGACGCTTCCGGTAGACCCGAAGGCGGAGCTATGGTGCAACAGACTTCTGGCTCAAATATCCCTGACCGGAGAAAGATTTGCGTTCCTCGCGCCCACTGCCGGCTGGGGGGCCAAGCAATGGCCCCCGGAGCGATACGGTGCCGTCGCTGCCGCCCTGGGCCACGCCGGATATCATTCGCTGGTCAACGAAGCTCCAGGCCATCGATTCGCAGATGCCGTCGTCAACGCAAGTGAAGGTTTTGCAACCGCCGTTCCCTGCTCCATCGAGCAGATGATCGCTCTCCAACGCCGAGCCGGTGTAGTGATAGCCGGAGACACCGGACCACTGCATCTGGCAGCCACGTTGGAGCGGCCAGTAGTCGGTTTATACGGCCCCACCGATCCCTTCCGGAACGGCCCCTACATGCCCGACAGTTCAAAGGTACGAGTGTTGCGCCACGAGTCCAGCCGGACAGACCACTCCCGCCACAGGGAGACGGAGACGGGGCTTATGCAGATCTCGACGGAAGAGGTAGTAGAAGCAGCGCTCGAGCTGCTTCGCGATGGACAGGATAAGGTAAGACTGTGA